From Prosthecobacter sp., the proteins below share one genomic window:
- a CDS encoding O-antigen ligase family protein, protein MRTLAPAVTNEFATQALRQHVTGPVALQTAVTGFIAGHACLPNEWLHLGWLLVAGFFAIAWSDWRPNLTRWSVDPGGVLTTAFLLWMTARSCFSEAFMHGDASAEITRGLLGTMLLVLFCTLAWQQAQKTEALHAVGWVAGMIAAFSALISIVLSYFVLPDHHAGERLTNLLVHGGLNPVCTGLTFGFAAVWLAALMENETTPLPRRFMWAAIAFLHLAAFLSASRGAMLALLCGHAALLIARGWRRGAAAACVFIVTGAIYFTSAPLLAKLDRWRVESAELAAHQPGITHHLQQAVERGDNGRLDIYRAGWNAIDNPWLGTGQWGVREVWQCELQASDDTLMSHLHSAFFATFVHGGVIGAVLLLGLLMCAVRRAWRISVHGDATWIALLAFGCGGLLFDGESLTSLATAPRFEGLLFWLPLMVALVRGGKSHASTLAESA, encoded by the coding sequence ATGAGAACTCTCGCACCCGCAGTCACGAACGAGTTCGCGACGCAGGCGTTGCGCCAGCACGTGACCGGACCGGTGGCGCTGCAAACCGCCGTCACAGGCTTCATCGCCGGGCATGCCTGCCTGCCGAATGAATGGCTGCACCTCGGCTGGCTGCTGGTTGCTGGATTCTTTGCCATCGCGTGGTCGGACTGGAGGCCAAACCTCACGCGTTGGTCTGTGGATCCGGGCGGCGTGCTGACAACGGCTTTCCTGCTGTGGATGACAGCACGCTCCTGCTTCAGCGAAGCATTCATGCACGGCGACGCTTCGGCAGAAATCACTCGTGGTCTTCTCGGCACGATGCTGCTCGTGCTCTTCTGCACGCTCGCCTGGCAGCAGGCGCAAAAAACCGAGGCCTTGCACGCTGTTGGCTGGGTGGCGGGCATGATTGCGGCTTTCTCCGCTCTGATCAGCATCGTGCTGTCGTATTTTGTGCTGCCGGATCATCACGCAGGCGAACGGCTCACGAATCTGCTCGTGCATGGGGGTCTCAATCCGGTCTGCACCGGCCTCACCTTTGGTTTCGCCGCTGTCTGGCTGGCGGCGTTGATGGAAAACGAGACCACCCCTTTGCCGCGCCGGTTCATGTGGGCAGCCATCGCCTTTCTGCATCTCGCGGCGTTTCTTTCCGCCAGTCGTGGTGCCATGCTGGCGCTGCTCTGCGGTCATGCGGCGTTGCTCATCGCCCGCGGGTGGCGGCGTGGCGCGGCAGCAGCCTGTGTTTTCATCGTCACAGGTGCGATTTACTTCACCAGCGCCCCCTTGCTGGCAAAACTCGACCGCTGGCGGGTTGAATCAGCGGAACTGGCCGCCCATCAGCCAGGCATAACCCACCATCTCCAGCAGGCCGTGGAGCGTGGCGACAACGGCCGCCTCGACATCTACCGCGCCGGTTGGAACGCCATCGACAACCCCTGGCTCGGCACCGGCCAGTGGGGCGTGCGCGAGGTCTGGCAGTGTGAGCTGCAGGCCAGCGACGACACCCTGATGTCGCATCTGCACAGCGCCTTCTTCGCCACCTTCGTGCATGGCGGCGTCATCGGAGCCGTTCTGCTGCTTGGCCTGCTCATGTGCGCTGTTCGTCGCGCCTGGCGCATCTCCGTTCATGGTGATGCCACCTGGATCGCCCTGCTCGCCTTCGGCTGCGGCGGTCTGCTCTTCGATGGCGAATCCCTCACCTCGCTCGCCACAGCGCCACGCTTTGAAGGGCTCCTGTTCTGGTTGCCGCTGATGGTGGCCCTCGTTCGCGGCGGCAAATCACACGCGAGCACCCTCGCAGAGAGTGCGTGA
- a CDS encoding DUF3592 domain-containing protein: MTSTVLLSFSSWFAAVTTRPLMQVLLLGTVIALFAFIGFLRRFGAAWSMRGWRRTQGRVLTAEMRRGKTKTTDGCLLYDPVLSYSYTVGGRTFEGNRFAHQTVRNAASLTAQFITCIRQGAEVPVYYHPRNPAEAVVQPLSWHKSATGALTCALLLVMLAAGLWLA, from the coding sequence ATGACCAGCACCGTCCTTCTCTCCTTCTCCTCATGGTTTGCCGCTGTCACCACCAGGCCGCTCATGCAGGTCTTGCTGCTGGGCACGGTGATCGCGCTGTTCGCCTTCATTGGGTTCTTGCGCCGTTTTGGCGCCGCATGGTCGATGCGCGGATGGCGGCGCACCCAGGGCCGTGTGCTCACGGCGGAGATGCGCCGTGGAAAGACCAAAACCACGGACGGCTGCCTGCTGTATGATCCGGTGCTGAGTTATTCCTACACGGTGGGGGGGCGCACCTTTGAAGGCAACCGCTTCGCACATCAGACGGTGCGCAACGCAGCCAGCCTGACCGCTCAATTCATCACCTGCATCAGGCAGGGGGCGGAAGTGCCCGTGTATTACCATCCTCGCAATCCGGCCGAGGCGGTGGTGCAGCCACTGTCATGGCACAAGTCGGCGACGGGGGCGCTCACCTGCGCGCTGTTGCTCGTCATGCTGGCAGCCGGGCTTTGGCTGGCATGA
- a CDS encoding class I SAM-dependent methyltransferase: MNAAAAPNTALERYYQFHSRIYDATRWSFLFGREEILRRVECVASPRRILEVGCGTGRNLAGLRKRFKAARITGVDLSEQMLTIAAQKVRDDQITLLRRSYSAPVHIGHTGFDLALFSYALSMFNPGWEQAIDAAWDDLDEGGLIAVVDFSHSRFSWFRRWMGVNHVRMESHLWPYLGRRFMPLLDERFSAYGGVWSYGIFIGRKQS; encoded by the coding sequence ATGAATGCGGCGGCGGCTCCAAACACCGCGCTGGAGCGCTACTACCAGTTCCATTCGCGCATCTACGACGCCACGCGTTGGAGCTTCCTGTTTGGGCGCGAGGAAATCCTGCGCCGCGTCGAATGTGTGGCCTCCCCGCGACGCATTCTTGAAGTCGGTTGCGGCACCGGACGCAATCTGGCCGGCCTGAGGAAGCGTTTCAAAGCAGCGCGCATCACAGGCGTGGATCTGTCCGAGCAGATGCTCACCATCGCCGCGCAAAAGGTGCGCGATGATCAAATCACCCTGCTGCGCCGCTCCTACTCGGCTCCTGTTCACATCGGGCACACAGGTTTCGATCTCGCGCTCTTCTCGTACGCCCTCTCCATGTTCAATCCGGGCTGGGAGCAGGCGATCGACGCCGCGTGGGATGATCTGGACGAGGGCGGCCTCATCGCCGTCGTGGATTTTTCGCATTCGCGTTTCTCGTGGTTTCGCCGCTGGATGGGTGTGAACCACGTGCGCATGGAAAGCCACCTGTGGCCGTATCTGGGCCGACGGTTCATGCCCCTGCTCGATGAACGCTTCTCCGCCTACGGTGGTGTGTGGAGCTACGGCATCTTCATTGGACGAAAACAGTCCTGA
- a CDS encoding BtaA family protein — MPTLHKPTRPRPVRLLKSAHDMVFRHVHNSNLIYNTAWEDPRLDRQLMKLDRDSRVVMITSAGCNALDYLLDDPAEIHAVDMNYRQNALLEFKQALIRKGSFDELFEMFGFGSHPEYAAVYASVRKTLSGQAKKLWDKRIGFFDPASLKKSFYYHGTSGIAAYVMGNALFKLRPNVKNFAACLLDARSLQEQREAYELFEREIWGPFSNWLLRQPTLMTLLGVPRPQIKLIQDSYPGGLTSYVKDKLRHVFTELPVADNYFWRVYMTGSYTLGCCPNYLKQENLPALQARVDRLKSHTTTVSNFLREHPGSYTHFVLLDHQDWLAAHDTAALLDEWELILANSASGAKILMRSAGLDLSFVPQSVRARLRFFPERTEALHQLDRVGTYGSLHFAEVLG, encoded by the coding sequence ATGCCCACGCTGCATAAACCCACGCGCCCCAGGCCGGTGCGCCTCCTGAAATCGGCCCATGACATGGTCTTCCGCCATGTTCACAACTCCAACCTCATCTACAACACGGCGTGGGAGGACCCGCGGCTCGACCGGCAGTTGATGAAACTGGACCGCGACAGCCGCGTGGTGATGATCACCAGCGCCGGCTGCAACGCGCTCGATTATCTGCTCGATGATCCGGCGGAGATTCACGCGGTGGACATGAACTACCGGCAAAACGCGCTGCTGGAGTTCAAGCAGGCGCTCATTCGCAAAGGCAGCTTCGACGAACTGTTTGAAATGTTTGGTTTCGGCTCGCATCCCGAATACGCCGCCGTGTATGCCAGCGTGCGTAAAACACTCTCCGGCCAGGCGAAAAAGCTCTGGGACAAGCGCATCGGCTTCTTCGACCCCGCCAGCTTGAAGAAGTCATTCTATTACCACGGCACCTCAGGCATCGCCGCGTATGTGATGGGCAATGCGCTCTTCAAGCTGCGCCCGAACGTGAAAAACTTCGCCGCCTGCTTGCTGGATGCCCGCTCGCTTCAGGAACAACGCGAGGCGTATGAGCTCTTCGAGCGCGAGATTTGGGGACCGTTCAGCAACTGGCTGCTGCGCCAGCCCACGCTCATGACGCTGCTCGGCGTGCCGCGCCCGCAGATCAAGCTGATCCAGGACTCCTACCCCGGCGGTCTGACGTCTTATGTGAAGGATAAGCTGCGCCATGTGTTCACCGAGCTGCCCGTCGCCGACAACTACTTCTGGCGCGTGTACATGACCGGTTCCTACACGCTGGGCTGCTGCCCGAATTACCTCAAGCAGGAGAACCTTCCTGCGCTTCAAGCACGTGTGGATCGTTTGAAGAGCCATACCACCACCGTGTCGAATTTCCTGCGTGAGCATCCCGGCAGCTACACGCACTTTGTGCTGCTGGATCATCAAGACTGGCTCGCCGCACATGACACGGCGGCCCTGCTGGACGAATGGGAGCTGATCCTCGCCAACAGCGCCTCAGGAGCCAAAATACTGATGCGTTCGGCCGGTCTCGATCTCAGCTTTGTGCCACAGTCTGTGCGCGCCCGGTTGCGCTTCTTCCCGGAACGCACCGAGGCGCTGCATCAGCTCGACCGCGTCGGCACCTACGGCAGTCTGCACTTTGCGGAGGTGCTTGGATGA
- a CDS encoding histidine triad nucleotide-binding protein, translating to MSEKTIFQKIIDREIPAPLVYEDELVAAFNDVNPQAPTHVLIVPKKLIPRVGEAVAEDQATLGALLLAAGKIADKLGIKDRSKGFRLVINHGKDAGESVPHLHVHLLAGRSLEWPPG from the coding sequence ATGTCCGAAAAGACCATCTTCCAAAAAATCATCGACCGCGAAATCCCGGCCCCGCTTGTTTATGAGGACGAGCTGGTCGCGGCCTTCAATGATGTCAATCCGCAGGCTCCGACGCACGTTTTGATCGTGCCGAAGAAGCTCATTCCCCGCGTGGGCGAGGCTGTGGCCGAAGATCAGGCCACGCTGGGAGCTTTGCTGCTCGCGGCGGGCAAAATCGCCGACAAACTCGGCATCAAGGACCGCAGCAAGGGTTTCCGCCTCGTGATCAATCACGGCAAGGACGCGGGCGAGTCCGTGCCGCACCTGCATGTGCATCTTTTGGCCGGTCGCAGCCTGGAATGGCCTCCAGGCTGA
- the nrdR gene encoding transcriptional regulator NrdR, which yields MRCPKCGSSQDKVIDSREAREGHAIRRRRECMKCDFRFTTYEIVEREELRVVKRNGARESFNRDKLLGGVRKSCEKRPVKMEQLEQLVDDIANELEEEGYREIPSTVIGAKVMRRLEAIDHVAYVRYASVYRQFEDVGEFIDEIKSLGERRPRDGRQPELFR from the coding sequence ATGCGCTGCCCCAAATGCGGAAGCTCCCAGGATAAAGTGATCGACTCACGCGAGGCGCGGGAAGGTCATGCCATCCGCCGACGCCGCGAGTGCATGAAGTGTGATTTCCGCTTCACGACCTACGAGATCGTCGAGCGCGAGGAACTGCGCGTGGTGAAGCGCAACGGCGCCCGCGAGAGCTTCAACCGCGACAAGCTGCTGGGCGGCGTGCGCAAATCCTGCGAAAAGCGCCCCGTCAAAATGGAGCAGCTCGAACAACTCGTGGATGACATCGCCAACGAGCTCGAAGAGGAAGGCTACCGCGAAATTCCATCGACCGTGATCGGCGCAAAGGTCATGCGCCGCCTGGAGGCCATCGACCATGTGGCCTACGTCCGCTACGCCTCGGTGTACCGCCAGTTTGAGGACGTGGGCGAGTTCATCGACGAAATCAAGAGCCTCGGCGAACGCCGCCCGCGCGATGGGCGGCAGCCCGAGCTTTTCCGCTAA
- a CDS encoding flavoprotein produces the protein MSRIILGVTGSIAAYKAADLASQLTMAGHVVTCVLTKAALEFVTPLTLGTLSKNPVITDLFAEKEGWQPGHIQLADEADLLLIAPATANILAAMAHGFANDALTAIALATRAPILIAPAMNGKMWQHPATLKNVETLRGFGAQFVEPAEGMLACGYEGFGRLAEVETILQAVEAVLGAKR, from the coding sequence ATGTCCCGCATCATTCTCGGCGTCACCGGTTCCATCGCAGCCTACAAGGCGGCGGATCTCGCCAGCCAGCTAACCATGGCGGGTCATGTGGTGACATGCGTTTTGACCAAAGCCGCGCTAGAATTCGTCACGCCGCTCACGCTGGGCACGCTGTCGAAGAATCCGGTCATCACCGACCTGTTTGCTGAAAAAGAAGGCTGGCAGCCCGGTCACATTCAGCTCGCCGATGAAGCCGATCTGCTCCTCATCGCCCCTGCCACCGCGAATATTCTGGCCGCCATGGCCCACGGCTTCGCCAACGACGCCCTCACCGCCATCGCGCTCGCCACGCGTGCCCCCATTTTGATCGCCCCGGCCATGAACGGCAAAATGTGGCAGCATCCGGCCACGCTGAAGAACGTCGAAACCCTGCGCGGCTTCGGCGCGCAATTCGTCGAACCCGCCGAAGGCATGCTCGCCTGCGGCTACGAAGGCTTCGGACGGCTGGCGGAGGTCGAAACGATCCTCCAGGCCGTCGAAGCGGTGCTCGGCGCGAAGCGATGA
- a CDS encoding SMP-30/gluconolactonase/LRE family protein has translation MHLRSLSSLAAILVLASCSSLRSPIVPGAVPKDHGPIGAGEGPAWKDGSLYFTDGKHINRMGPDGKTSVFRHNASNGLLFDREGRLVACESGLRRVTRTEKDGRITVLADRFEGKRFNTPNDLCMDSKGRIYFTDPRYGSREGMEIMASSSACSPTGTVHGKTPVENVYRIDGPNRVTLVLSASKYSALERPNGILITPDDRFLYIADNNNNTHGGSRKLLRYELDKNGDVSGKGKVIFDWKDGRGPDGMKMDDAGRIYVAAGANKATEFETTRFKAGCYILSPSGRLIDFIPTAPDECCNCAFGGKDGKTLFITSGGHLWSVPLK, from the coding sequence ATGCACCTACGCTCACTCTCCAGCCTCGCCGCCATTCTCGTTCTGGCCTCCTGCTCGTCCCTGCGCTCGCCCATCGTGCCCGGCGCGGTGCCAAAAGATCACGGACCCATCGGCGCAGGCGAAGGACCGGCTTGGAAAGATGGCTCTCTCTACTTCACCGACGGCAAGCACATCAACCGCATGGGGCCGGATGGCAAAACGAGCGTGTTTCGTCACAACGCCTCCAACGGCCTGCTCTTCGACCGCGAAGGCCGCCTCGTCGCCTGCGAATCCGGCCTGCGTCGCGTCACGCGCACCGAGAAAGATGGTCGTATCACCGTGCTGGCAGATCGTTTCGAAGGAAAGCGCTTCAACACGCCCAACGACCTCTGCATGGACTCGAAGGGTCGGATTTACTTCACCGATCCGAGGTATGGATCAAGGGAGGGGATGGAGATCATGGCCTCGTCCAGTGCATGTAGCCCGACTGGAACCGTTCATGGAAAAACACCCGTCGAAAATGTCTATCGCATCGATGGTCCTAATCGGGTGACGCTCGTGCTGTCCGCGTCCAAATACTCTGCCCTTGAACGCCCTAACGGCATCCTCATCACGCCAGACGACCGCTTTCTCTACATCGCGGACAACAATAACAACACCCACGGCGGCTCACGGAAGCTGCTACGCTACGAACTGGACAAAAACGGCGATGTCTCTGGGAAGGGGAAGGTTATCTTCGACTGGAAAGACGGTCGCGGACCCGATGGCATGAAAATGGATGACGCAGGCCGCATCTACGTCGCCGCAGGCGCCAACAAAGCCACGGAGTTCGAGACAACGCGCTTCAAGGCCGGCTGCTACATCCTGTCGCCTTCCGGTCGTCTCATCGACTTCATCCCCACCGCGCCCGACGAGTGCTGCAACTGCGCCTTTGGCGGCAAGGACGGCAAAACGCTCTTCATCACCTCCGGCGGTCATCTGTGGAGCGTGCCGCTGAAATGA
- a CDS encoding family 10 glycosylhydrolase, with translation MRLKLLLSISWLFVVTLHAQTSVPPPARELRGSWIATVRNINWPSEPGLPVAKQQQQLLTLIESAANVGLNALIFQVRPAGDAMYASEIEPWSPFLTGEMGKSPGWDPLEFAVTEAHKRGMELHAWFNPYRALAGEKHAPSATHMRRAHPEWTMKYSIDWWMDPGVTEVRQQAVAVMLDVTRRYDVDGIHIDDYFYPYPITDLAKKKIEFPDSDTYARYKVAGGTLELTAWRRQNVDQTVQATYEGIKAIKRHVKFGISPFGLWRPNYPEGTGGGLDPYEDLGADSKKWLQQGWVDYFTPQLYWTIDRPKLGFITYYDWWLEQNTQGRHIWPGMNTSKIGDDRNAGEILREMSVLRERGLKMTPGHFHWNFGALHKDLGKIGTYTKERAYTTHAIPPASPWLSQSTLPAPVVGKIVPGGKLTVAWQHSDVRWMSQTRWWVMQAQINGKWITWETYFKDQLSDEWPDNATAVAIRAAGFGWEVGEAGVVVR, from the coding sequence ATGCGCCTGAAACTCCTGCTTTCGATCTCCTGGCTGTTCGTCGTCACGCTGCATGCTCAAACGAGCGTGCCGCCGCCGGCGCGGGAGCTGCGCGGGTCGTGGATCGCGACGGTGCGAAACATCAACTGGCCTTCGGAGCCAGGGTTGCCGGTGGCGAAGCAGCAGCAGCAGTTGCTCACGCTGATCGAATCCGCGGCGAACGTGGGGCTGAATGCACTCATCTTCCAAGTCCGTCCGGCGGGCGATGCGATGTATGCCTCGGAGATTGAGCCGTGGTCGCCGTTTTTGACCGGAGAGATGGGCAAATCGCCAGGCTGGGACCCGCTGGAGTTCGCGGTGACGGAGGCGCACAAGCGCGGGATGGAGCTGCACGCGTGGTTCAACCCTTACCGGGCCTTGGCGGGTGAAAAACACGCGCCGAGCGCGACGCACATGCGCCGGGCGCACCCGGAGTGGACGATGAAGTACAGCATCGACTGGTGGATGGACCCCGGTGTGACCGAAGTGCGGCAGCAGGCCGTGGCGGTGATGCTGGACGTGACACGTCGCTACGATGTGGATGGCATTCACATCGACGATTACTTCTATCCGTATCCGATCACCGACTTGGCGAAGAAGAAGATCGAGTTTCCCGACAGTGACACTTATGCGCGCTACAAGGTCGCCGGTGGTACGCTGGAGCTCACCGCATGGCGCAGGCAAAACGTGGACCAGACCGTGCAGGCCACCTACGAGGGCATCAAGGCGATCAAACGGCATGTGAAGTTCGGCATCAGCCCGTTTGGCCTGTGGCGGCCGAACTATCCAGAGGGCACCGGCGGTGGACTCGATCCGTATGAGGATCTGGGCGCGGACTCGAAGAAGTGGCTCCAGCAGGGCTGGGTGGATTACTTCACGCCGCAGCTCTATTGGACGATTGACCGGCCGAAGCTCGGCTTCATCACCTACTACGACTGGTGGCTGGAGCAGAACACGCAGGGCCGCCACATCTGGCCCGGCATGAACACGTCAAAAATCGGCGATGATCGCAACGCAGGCGAAATTCTGCGTGAGATGAGCGTGCTGCGTGAACGCGGGCTGAAGATGACGCCGGGACACTTCCATTGGAACTTTGGCGCGCTGCACAAGGACCTCGGCAAGATCGGCACTTACACGAAGGAGCGGGCGTACACGACGCATGCGATTCCGCCCGCGTCGCCGTGGCTCAGTCAATCGACGCTGCCAGCTCCGGTGGTGGGCAAAATCGTGCCCGGTGGCAAACTCACTGTGGCATGGCAGCACAGCGATGTGCGCTGGATGTCGCAAACGCGCTGGTGGGTGATGCAGGCGCAGATCAACGGCAAGTGGATCACCTGGGAGACTTATTTCAAAGACCAACTCAGTGACGAGTGGCCGGACAACGCCACCGCAGTGGCGATTCGGGCCGCAGGATTCGGCTGGGAGGTGGGCGAGGCGGGTGTGGTGGTGAGGTAA
- a CDS encoding DUF1080 domain-containing protein: protein MKRTTLFILAALWLPVGQVMTAAPNTLTPQEVAAGWKLLFDGATTSGWHRYGTNSFPTKGWRVEQGCLVNPQSNGRPNGSGGDLVTNSTFTNFEFQFEWRIGPGGNSGVEYLFTEGAKRTTPFYPGDQGDSPLGFEYQVLDDAAHAKSSADRLAASIYSLVAATRKSLRPVREFNQAGIIVNGNHIEHWLNGSKVAETELASPALQRIIASSKFKGYPGFGTKIATAIALQDHGEEVAFRNLKIRELRPAANPVAVVPPLPAATTGINPSDWRVWCWSKKDKRWIEHPLEKMTVKIQNGVLSVRNTTNSNWPRAILVYHRALLGGDFAALADYRGQIESFDLQAADGHDRRISCLGLPQDDQWRTVMLSRRMGQFAAKLGETPIAPQVSNVQGQLTGYVCFKLRPDEAIEIRNVRVQQVK, encoded by the coding sequence ATGAAACGCACCACACTCTTCATCCTCGCCGCTCTGTGGCTCCCTGTCGGCCAGGTAATGACCGCCGCACCCAACACGCTGACTCCGCAGGAGGTAGCGGCAGGTTGGAAGCTGCTCTTCGACGGCGCCACCACCTCGGGCTGGCACCGCTATGGGACAAACTCGTTTCCCACCAAAGGCTGGCGTGTCGAGCAGGGTTGCCTCGTGAATCCCCAGAGCAACGGTCGTCCAAACGGCAGCGGCGGGGATCTCGTCACGAACTCCACCTTCACGAATTTCGAGTTTCAATTCGAATGGCGCATCGGGCCGGGCGGCAACAGCGGGGTGGAGTATCTGTTTACTGAAGGCGCGAAACGAACGACTCCGTTTTATCCTGGCGACCAAGGGGACAGCCCGCTGGGCTTTGAGTATCAGGTGCTCGATGATGCCGCCCATGCGAAGAGCTCAGCGGATCGTCTGGCCGCTTCCATTTACTCCTTGGTCGCTGCGACTCGCAAGTCCCTGCGGCCCGTGCGTGAGTTCAATCAGGCCGGCATCATTGTGAATGGCAATCACATCGAGCACTGGCTCAATGGCAGCAAGGTGGCGGAAACCGAACTGGCCAGCCCCGCGCTGCAACGCATCATTGCCAGCAGCAAATTCAAGGGCTACCCCGGCTTTGGGACAAAAATCGCCACAGCGATCGCTTTGCAAGATCACGGCGAAGAAGTCGCTTTCCGCAATCTCAAGATCCGGGAGCTACGTCCGGCGGCAAACCCCGTCGCCGTGGTTCCACCGCTTCCCGCAGCAACGACGGGCATCAACCCCTCTGATTGGCGCGTCTGGTGCTGGTCGAAGAAGGACAAGCGGTGGATCGAGCACCCGCTGGAGAAGATGACAGTCAAAATCCAAAACGGCGTGCTGTCAGTTCGGAACACCACGAACAGCAACTGGCCGCGCGCCATTCTGGTCTATCACCGTGCTCTTTTGGGCGGAGATTTTGCCGCCTTGGCGGACTATCGCGGTCAAATCGAATCCTTCGACCTGCAAGCCGCCGATGGCCACGACAGACGCATTTCCTGTCTGGGGCTGCCGCAGGACGATCAATGGCGCACGGTGATGTTGAGCCGCAGAATGGGACAGTTTGCCGCCAAGCTTGGAGAAACCCCCATCGCACCCCAAGTCAGCAACGTGCAGGGTCAACTGACGGGCTATGTCTGCTTCAAGCTGCGCCCCGACGAAGCCATCGAAATTCGCAACGTCAGAGTCCAGCAGGTGAAGTAA
- the rpsA gene encoding 30S ribosomal protein S1, whose translation MNATATLADLIAGSFRELSEGSIVKGKILEIKPQVILVDIGYKSEGAIPSNEFEDEDIQVGDEVEVLLERLENDEGMVVLSKEKAAHRQNWEKIYAVFKDGGLVKGKVKSVVKGGLMVNVGVEAFLPGSQIDIIPPKDLNEYVGKVFEFKIVKINDERKNIVLSRREVIEAERAEQRQKFLDGVTPGDKVIGIVKNITDFGAFVDLNGMDGLLHITDMSWGRLNHPSELLGIGQKIEVQILEVNREKERVSLGLKQLQNNPWENIEGRYPVGQNVRGKVTKLVAYGAFVEVEEGVEGLIHVSELSWTKRIARPSDVLTVGQEISAVVLGINKEERKISLGVRQLDANPWDDIDTRYPIGTQMKRAVRNLTAYGAFVELEEGIDGMIHVSDLSWTRKINHPSELLKKGQEVDAVVLGIDKANQRISLGMKQLDTDPWSIIDTRFKVGDIVKGRVAKIASFGAFVELEDDIDGLVHISQISEDRIEKVKDKLNVGDEVEARVIKVDKVERRIGLSIKAMNYSEADIQKESQAFEALRPSTDLVGLEQAFKFATEEWRPGGQ comes from the coding sequence ATGAACGCAACAGCCACGCTCGCAGACCTGATCGCAGGTTCTTTCCGCGAGCTTTCCGAAGGATCCATCGTCAAAGGCAAGATCCTCGAAATCAAACCGCAGGTCATCCTCGTGGACATCGGCTACAAGTCCGAAGGGGCCATCCCCTCCAACGAGTTCGAAGATGAAGACATCCAGGTCGGCGATGAGGTGGAAGTCCTCCTCGAACGCCTCGAAAATGACGAAGGCATGGTCGTGCTCTCCAAGGAGAAGGCCGCCCACCGTCAGAACTGGGAGAAAATTTACGCCGTGTTCAAGGACGGCGGTCTCGTCAAGGGCAAGGTCAAGAGCGTCGTCAAAGGCGGCCTCATGGTCAACGTGGGCGTCGAAGCCTTCCTGCCCGGCAGCCAGATCGACATCATCCCGCCGAAGGATCTCAACGAGTACGTCGGCAAGGTGTTCGAGTTCAAGATCGTCAAGATCAACGACGAGCGCAAAAACATCGTGCTCTCCCGCCGCGAAGTCATCGAGGCCGAGCGCGCTGAACAGCGCCAGAAGTTCCTCGACGGCGTCACTCCTGGCGACAAGGTCATCGGCATCGTCAAGAACATCACCGACTTCGGTGCGTTCGTCGATCTCAACGGCATGGACGGACTGCTCCACATCACGGACATGTCCTGGGGCCGCCTCAACCATCCTTCCGAGCTTCTTGGCATCGGCCAGAAAATCGAAGTGCAGATCCTTGAGGTCAACCGCGAGAAAGAGCGCGTCTCCCTCGGTCTCAAGCAGCTTCAGAACAACCCGTGGGAAAACATCGAAGGCCGCTACCCTGTGGGCCAGAATGTCCGGGGCAAGGTCACCAAGCTCGTCGCCTACGGCGCGTTTGTGGAAGTGGAAGAAGGCGTCGAAGGCCTCATCCACGTCTCCGAACTCTCCTGGACGAAGCGCATCGCCCGTCCTTCGGATGTTCTCACCGTCGGTCAGGAAATCAGCGCCGTCGTGCTGGGCATCAACAAGGAAGAGCGCAAGATCAGCCTTGGCGTCCGCCAGCTCGATGCCAACCCATGGGACGACATCGACACCCGTTATCCGATCGGCACGCAGATGAAGCGCGCCGTCCGCAACCTCACCGCCTACGGTGCGTTTGTGGAGCTGGAAGAAGGCATCGACGGCATGATCCACGTCTCCGACCTCAGTTGGACACGCAAGATCAACCACCCGTCCGAACTGCTCAAGAAGGGCCAGGAAGTGGACGCAGTCGTGCTCGGCATCGACAAGGCCAACCAGCGCATCAGCCTGGGCATGAAGCAGCTCGACACCGACCCATGGTCCATCATCGACACCCGCTTCAAGGTGGGCGACATCGTCAAGGGCCGCGTCGCGAAGATCGCCAGCTTTGGCGCCTTCGTGGAGCTCGAGGACGACATCGACGGCCTCGTGCACATCTCGCAGATCAGCGAAGACCGCATCGAGAAGGTCAAGGACAAGCTCAACGTGGGCGACGAAGTGGAAGCACGCGTCATCAAAGTGGACAAGGTGGAGCGCCGCATCGGCCTTTCCATCAAGGCCATGAACTACAGCGAAGCCGACATCCAGAAGGAAAGCCAGGCCTTCGAAGCCCTTCGCCCCAGCACCGACCTCGTCGGTTTGGAGCAGGCCTTCAAGTTCGCCACCGAAGAATGGCGCCCCGGCGGCCAGTAA